Within Streptomyces roseirectus, the genomic segment CCGATTCGCCCCGCGCGCACCTGCTCACCGAGGACCAGATGGAACGCCACAGCAAAGCCGACGAGCGGGTCTGGCGCAAGGCGTTCGACCACCTCGGCTGAGCGGCCCCGCCCCGCACACACGACTCCAGCCGACGCACCCCACCCAGCCGAGCCAAGAGGACAGCACTCCCATGCCCGACACCACCGAACGCCAGGACCTCATCGCCTCGGTCCGCTCCTTCGCCTCCCGCCACCTCGCCGAGGGCGCACTCGCCCGCGCCCACGACCCGAACTACCCCTGGGACATCGCCCGCCTCCTCGCCGGCCAGGGACTGCTGGGCCTGACGATCTCCGCCGAGGACGGCGGACAGGGCGCCGGACTCGGCGACGCCGTCGCCGTCATCCAGGAGATCGCCCAGCACTGCCCGAAGAGCGCGGACGTCTTCCAGGCCGGCAACTTCGGCGCCATCCGCACCTTCGCCGAATTCGGCACCGACCCGCAGAAGAAGAAGTACCTCCCGGACCTGCTCGCCGGCCGGGCCCTGCTCTCCCTCGCCATGAGCGAGCCCGAAGCGGGCTCGGCCGCCACCGAGCTGACGACCACGGCCACCGAGGACGGCGGCGACGTCGTCCTGAACGGCACCAAGATCTGGGGCACCCACAGCGTCGACGCCACCCTCTTCCTCGTCTACGTCCGCTTCGGCCCCGGCACCCGGGGCATCGGCTCCGTCCTCGTCGAGCGCGGCACCCCCGGCTTCACCCTCGGCACGCCCTCGGCGTTCATGAGCGGCGAGACCTGGGCGCCGCTGTACTTCGAGGACTGCCGGGTGCCCAGGGAGAACATCCTGCTCGGCCCCGGCGGCTTCAAGAAGCAGATGAGCGGCTTCAACGTCGAGCGGATCGGCAACGCCTCCCGCGCCCTCGCCCTGGGCCGCCTCGCCTTCGACATCGCCAGGAAGCACCTCGGTACGCGCACCCAGTTCGGCCGCACACTCAGCGAATTCCAGGGTCTGCAGTGGAAGTTCGCCGAGGTGGCGGTGGCCCTGGACGCCGCCGACGCCCTCCTGGAACGCGCCGTGCGGGGCGCCGCCGCCGGGCTGCCGTCCGCCTACGAGACCTCCGTCGCCAAGTACGCCGCCAACGACGCGGGCTTCCGCGCGGCGAACGAGGCCATGCAGGCCATGGGCGCGCTCGGCTACAGCACCGACACACTCGTCGAGTACTGCGTGCGCCGCACCCGTGGCTGGATGATCGCCGGCGGTTCGACGGAGATGCTGAAGAACCGCATCGCCGAGGAGATCTTCGGCCGCCGCTTCAGCCAGCGCGCCGCGTGAGGGAGGGGCACACCATGACGCAGCAGCAGTGGGGGCCCGTCGCCCGCACCGACGAGCAGGACGTGGCCGTCCTCGTCATCGACCACCCGCCGGTCAACGCGAGCACCGCCGCGCTGCGGGCCGGGCTGCTCGCCGGCGTCGCGGCGGCGGCCCGCGACGAGCGCGTGACGGCCGTCGTCCTCATCGGCGCGGGCCGGCACTTCGTCTCGGGCTCGGACCTGCGCGAGTTCGAAGCCGGCACCCTGCCCGAACCGCAGCTCCCCGACGTCATCGCGGCGATCGAACGGTGTCCCAAACCGGTCGTCGCCGCGCTGGCGGGTGCCACCCTGGGCGGCGGTTTCGAACTGGCTCTGGGCTGCGACGGCCGGATCGCGCGGGCCGGGGGAGTCGTCGGCTTCCCCGAGGTGACGCTCGGGATGATCCCCGGCGCGGGCGGAACCCAGCGCACCCTGCGCCTGGTGACACCCTCCCGCGCCCTCGAACTGGCCACCTCCGGCGAGCGCCTTCCGGTGGAGCGGGCCCGGGACGAGGGTCTTGTCGACGAGGTGGTGGTCTCCTCGCTGCGCACGGAGGCGATCCGCTTCGCCCGCGCGCTGGAGGGCAAGCGGGTGCTGCGGGACCTTCCGGTGCGTACGCAGGAGCCGGGCGCGGTGGAGGACAGCGCGCGCCGGGCCATCGCCGCGGGGCGCGCCCGCCCCGCCGTCGTCGCGGCCGTGGGCGCGGTGCTCACCGGGACGGCCGTACCGGCGGCCCGTGCCCTCGCCCACGAGCGGGCCGAGTTCAACCGGCTGCGCACCGGGCGCGAGGCGGCGGCGCTGCGGCACCTCTTCTTCGCCAGGACCGCGGTGCGCAAGGCGAACAGGGCGGAGGCGCCCTGCGAACTCACCCACGTCGGTGTGGTCGGTGCCGGGACCATGGGGGCCGGGATCGCCCGAGCCTGCGCCGAGGCCGGGATCCGGGTCACCGTCGTGGACCAGGACCCCGCGGCGGCCCGCCGTGCCGTCGAATCCCTCGGCGGCACGTATCTGCGCATGGTCTCCGCCGGACGGCTGGGCGCGGGGGAGGCGGGCCGGCGCCTGGAACTGCTGTCGGCGGGGACGGATCTGTCCGACTTCAAGGACGTCGACCTCGCGATCGAGGCGGTCTTCGAGGACACCGCGGCCAAGGTGGGGGTCCTCAGGGAACTGGAGAGCGTCACCCAGCGGGGCACCACCTTGGCCACCAACACCTCCTACCTCGATGTCGACGAGCTGGCGGCGGCGCTGGACGACCCCTCCCGCCTCGTCGGCACGCACTTCTTCAACCCCGCGCACCGGGCGGCGGTACTGGAGATCGTGCGCGGTGCCCGCACGTCGGACGCGGCGATGGACATGGCGTTCACGGTCGCCCACGCGATGCGGAAGCTGCCCGTCGTCGCCGGCGTGTGCGACGGGTTCATCGGCAACCGGGTCTACAGCGCCTACCGCCGGCAGTGCGAGCTGATGGTCGAGGAGGGCGCCGCACCCGAGGAGATCGACTCCGCCCTGGAGGAGTTCGGCTTCGCCATGGGGCCGTTCGCCGTCGCCGACATGGCGGGCCTGGACATCGCCTGGCGGATGAGGCAGCGCCGCGCGCCCGGCAGGGACCCGCGCGAGCGCTACCCCGATGTCGCGGACCGGCTGTGCGAACGCGGCCGCTTGGGCCAGAAGACCGGCGACGGCTGGTACCACTATGAACCCGGGTCACGCACACCGGTCCCCGACCGTCAGGTGGCCCGGCTGATCGACGAGTCCCGCCGGCGCAAGGGGATCACGCCACGGGCCTTCACGGCGGACGAGATCGTGCGCCGGGCCCTGATGGCGATGGCGAACGAGAGTGCCCTCCTGCTCGACGAGGGCATCGCCGACCGGGCGGGCGACATCGACCTGATGCTGACCCTGGCGTACGGGTTTCCCGAGCACGTCGGCGGAGTCGCCTTCTGGGCGCGGGGCCAGGATCCGTCCGTGCTCGAAGCCGAGCAGCGGCGTCTGGGAGAGGTGACCGGGCAGGGCTTCAGGAGCGGGCGACTGGAACTGCTCACCGCTACGGCGTGGCCCGTGGCGGGTTCCCCGGGATGATCCCCTGCTGGACCACCGTCGCGGCCGGCACGCCGTCGGCCCGGTGGACGAGCCCGCGTGCCAGTGCCGTCCCGGCGGTGCTGTAGGGGCTGTCCTGCACGTACAGCAGCCGCTCGCCGGCGTGCACGTCGCTGTGGAACCACATGGTGTGGTCCACGCTCGGCACCGCGCGGTGGCCGTGTCCGTCCAGTTCGCCGCGGGTGTGGTGGACGACCGGGAGCGGCGAGCGGTCCGAGGCGAACGACAGGATCGCCCGCTGCGTGTTCTGGTCGCCCCGCGGTGTGGGCGCGGCGCGGAACCAGAAACAGCTCGGCGCGGGGTCCGCCAGGCGCGTCCCGTCGTTGGTGACGCGGTCGGCGTCGACGGTGCGGGCCGTGGCCAGCAGGGGCTGCGCGAGGAGGTGGCCGCCGAACACGCGCTGGTCGAAGCCGCGCGCCGGGGGAGGGTTCCTTCCGGCGTATCGAGCGGGGCCTGATAGACAACACTCTATAGACTATGTAACTATCCGAACCTGAACCCAACTGGCCGAGTGGACATGAGGAGTTGACCGGTATGGACGTACTGAGCCAGGCCCTGCTGAACCCGCGTAGCGTCGCCGTGGTGGGGGCGTCGGACAACCCGGCCAAGGCGACGGGCCGCCCGCAGCGCTTCCTGGCCCAGGCCGGCTACGAGGGCCGCGCCTATTTCGTCAACCCGCGCCGGGAGACCGTCCAGGGGGAGAAGGCATGGCCGAGCCTGACGGCGCTGCCCGAGGCGCCCGAGCACGTCTACATCATGACCGGCGCGGAAGCGGCCATCGAGGCCGTACGGGAGTGCGCCCGCACCGGCGTACGCGTCGCCACCATCCTCTCGGCCGGGTTCGGCGAGGACGGCGAGGCCGGGCGCGAGCGCGAGGACAGGCTGCGCGCGGCGGCAGCCGAAGGACAGGTGCGGCTCGTCGGGCCGAGCAGCCTCGGCGTCGTCAACCCACGGACGGGAGTGATGCTCACCGGCAACGCCGCCTTCGGCGAGCCCGACATCCCGCGAGGCGGCGTCTTCGTCGCCTCCCAGTCGGGCAGCGTCATCGGATCCCTGGTCAGCCGGGCCCGTGGACGCGGCATCGGCTTCGCCGGGCTCGTCTCCACCGGCGGTGAGGCCGACCTCTCCCTGGGCACCATCTGCCGGGCCGTCCTCGACGACCCGGGCGTCACCTCCTACGCCCTCTTCCTCGAATCCCTGCGGCACGCGGACGACCTCGCCGACTTCGCGGCCGCCGCCGACCGCGCGGGCAAACCCGTCGCCGTCTACAAGCTCGGACGCTCGCAGGAGGCCGCCGCGCTGACCGTCTCGCACACCGGCGCGCTCGCCGGCGAGGACAGCGAGTCCGAGGCGTTCTTCACCGCCTGCGGCTTCAGCCGCGTCACGCACTTCGAGTCCCTTCTCGAAGCCCCCGCACTGCTGCGCCGCCTCCCCGTCCCTGCCTGCCGCCGTGAAGCCCGCGTCGGCGTGATCACCACCACGGGCGGCGGCGGCGCGATCGTCGTCGACCAGCTCGCCGTGCGCGGCCTCACCGTCACCGCGCCCAGCGAACGGCTGCGCGCCGCCATGGCGGCGGCCGGCGTACCGGTCCCGCACAGCCTGATCGCCGACATCGGCCTCGAAGGAGCCCGCCACGACAGCGTCACCAGCGCGCTGCGCCTGATGCAGGACAGCGGCGAGTTCGACCTGATCGTCTTCGTCATCGGCTCCTCCGCCCGCCTCAACCCCGAACTCGCCGTCCACGCCATCGCGGAACGCGGCGGCCACCCGGTCCCCGTGGCCGCGTTCGCGCTCCCGGAGGCCGCCCAGGCCGCCGAACTGCTGCACGCCGCGGGCGTCCCGGCCTTCCGCACCCCCGAGTCCTGCGCCGACGTCGTCGCCGCGGCCTTCGCCCGGCAGCCCGCCACCATCGGCGACCGCGCACGCCCCGCCGTCGTCGTCGCCCCGGACACGGCGAGCGTCCTGGACGAACTCGCCTCCGCGGAACTGCTGCGCGGGCAGGGCGTCACGGCGGCGCCCGCCGTCGGCCTGGACCTCGCCGCCCTGCTGGACTCCAGCGGCCCCCTCGACCTGCCCTTCGACTACCCCGTCGTGGTGAAGGCCCTCTCCGGCGAGCTCCCGCACAAGAGCGACGCCGGCGGAGTCGTCCTGAACGTCCAGGACGCGGACGGGATCAGGGACGCCGCCCGTACCATCGCCGCCGCCGTCGCCGCCCACGATCCCGACATCGTCATCGACCGCGTCCTCGTGCAGCAGATGGTCGGCTCCGGAGTCGCCGAAGCGCTCGTCGGCTACCGGGTCAGCCAGGACGTCGGCCCCGTCGTCGTGCTCTCCACCGGCGGCGTGCTCGCCGAGCTCTTCGCCGACTCCGCCGTCCGCCTCGCCCCCGTCACCCGGGAGACCGCCCTGGAGATGATCCGCGAGGTCAAGGGGCTCGCCCCGCTCAGCGGACACCGGGGCGCCCCGGCCGGCGACATCGACGCCCTCGCCGACACCGTCGTCGGCATCTCCCGGCTGGCCGTCGACCACCCCGGCGTCCTGGAGGCCGAGGCCAACCCCGTCTCGGTCGGCCTCGAAGGCAAGGGCGTGACCGCGCTCGACGCGCTCGTGCGCCGGACGCCGGCCCGGCTCTGAGATGGTGCGGCGGAAGGTCGTCACCGAAGGCGACGTACAGATCGAGACGTTCAGCCAGGGGGAGGGGCCGGCCGTCGTCATCCTCCCCTCCCTCGGCCGGGGCGCGCGGGACTACGACGAGGTCGCGGCCCGGCTGGCCGCCGCGGGCTTTTGCGTCCTGCGCCCCCAACCGCGCGGCATCGGCCGCAGCACGGGGCCGATGCGGGGCCTGGACCTGCACGACTTCGCCGCCGACGTCGCGGCCGTCCTCGACGCGGAACGGACCGGCCCCGCCGTGATCGTCGGCCACGCCTGGGGCAGCCAGCCCGCCCGAACCCTGGCAGCCGACCGCCCCGACCTGGTCAGCGGCCTCGTCATGGCCGCCGCCTCGGCCGGAAAGCCGCCACCCGGCTCGACGGAGCGGCCCTACCGCAGAATGCGCGAGGCGATCGACGGCGCCGGTGACCTCGCGCTCCCCGAGGAGCGGCGTCTGCGCTACCTGGAACAGGCGTTCTTCGCCCCCGGCAACGACCCCCGGCCCTGGCTGACGGGCTGGTACCCCGAGACACACCGCGCCCAGGGACACGCGCGCGACACGACACCCGTGGACGACTACTTCAGCGGCGGCGGCACGGTCCCGCTCCTCGACCTGCAGGCGGAGCACGACGCGGTCGTCGTCCCGGGCGTGTTCCGTCCGCTGCTCGGCGAGCGGGTCACCGTCCGTGTCATCCGCGGCGCCGGACACGCCCTCGCCCCCGAACAGCCCGCCGCTCTGAGCGAGGCCGTCGCCACGTTCGCCCGCGCGGTCGACAGCCGCGGACCGAGAAAGGAGCACCGTGCGCGTGACAAGACCCGATCCTCGGAGCCGCGACGGCGATGACGACCGCGAGGTCGCCGAGCGGATCCGTGCACGGCGGGGCGGGCACCTCACCCCGCTGGACGAGACGCTGCTGCACAGCCCGCCCGTCGCCGACGGCTGGAACACGCTGCTCGGCGCGATCCGCACCCAGACCCTCCTGGACGCGGACATCCGCGAACTCGCCATCCTGCGCGTCGCCGCCCTCAACGGGGCGGCCTACGAGTGGGACGCGCACCAGCCGGTGGCGCTCCGCGCCGGGCTGAGCCGGCATCAGACCGACGCGCTGCGCGGGGCCGCCGAGGACGCGGCCCCGCTGCTCACCCCCGCCCAGCGCTGCGCCCTCGCCTACACCGACGCCATGACCCGCGCCGTCGACGTACCGGACGAGGTCTTCGACCGCCTGCGCAGCCACTTCGACGACCGGCGGATCGTCGAACTCACCGCCGTGATCGCCACCTACAACCTGGTCTCCCGCTTCCTGGTCGCGCTGCACGTCGGCAGCCCCGGAGGCCCGGCCGACGAGAACGGAGCACAGGCATGAACGGACGGCTGGCCGGCAAGGCCGCGATCGTCACCGGTGCGGGCAGCGCCGGGCCGGGCTGGGGCAACGGCCGCGCGACAGCGGCTGTTTTCGCTCGGGAGGGCGCCAGCGTCCTGCTCGTGGACCGGGACGCCGAAGCGCTGGAGCCGACCGCCAAGCTGATCGAGGAGGCAGGCGGCACCGTGGTGACGCACCTGTGCGACGTCACCGACTCCGACGCCGTGGCCGGCATGGTCGAGGCCGCCCGCACCGCCTTCGGCCGGGTCGACATCCTCGTCAACAACGTCGGCGGCTCCCGCCACGGCGGCCCCGTCGAACTGGACGAACCCACCTGGCGGCAGCAGCTCGACACCAACCTCGCCAGCGTCTACCTGGGCTGCAAGCACGTCATCCCGGTCATGCGGGAGCAGGGTGGCGGCGCCATCGTGAACATCGCCTCCACCTCCGGCCTGCGGTGGACCGGCTCCGCCCAGGTCGGATACGCCGCCGCGAAGGCCGGCGTCATCCAGCTCTCCCGCGTGGTCGCCGTGCAGCACGCGCCCGACGGCATCCGCGTCAACACCGTCGTCCCCGGACAACTGCACACGCCGATGGTCGAGGCGCGGCTGGCCGGGCAGCGCTCCGGCGGCGACGTCGACACCCTGCTCGTCCGGCGTCAGGCCCGCATCCCGCTCGGTTTCATGGGCGACGGCCGCGACACCGCCCACGCCGTGCTCTTCCTCGCCTCGCCGGAAGCACGCTTCGTCACCGGAACCGAACTCGTCGTGGACGGCGGTATGACGGCCCGCTGCGACTGACCACCGAGCGATCCGCCGGGAGGCACCCGTGTCCACCGCTGCGACCCCCTCGAACCCGGGCCCGCACCCGGCCCCGCACGCGCCCGCACTCACACTGCCCGACAACGCCTGTGACGCGCACTGCCACGTCTTCGGCCCCACCAGCCGATACCCCTACGCCCCCGACCGGACCTTCACCCCGCCCGAGGCTCCCCTCGCCGACCTGCGGAAGCTGCACGCCCTCCTGGGCATCCGCCGCGCCGTGATCGTCCAGTCGGCCGCGCACGGCGCCGACCACGCGTCGCTGGTGGCGGCACTGGAGGAAGGCGAGGGCCGCTACCGGGGCGTCGCGCTGATCCGACCGGACACCCCCGCCCGGGAGGTCGCCCGGCTGCACGCGGCCGGCGTACGCGGCACGCGCCTCCACTTCCTCCCGCACCTGGGGCCGGCCCCGACACCCCAGGCGATCGCGGCGATCACCGACCTCGTCCGCCCCTACGGCTGGCACCTCGCGCTGCACGTCACCGGCGCCGGCCTCGCCGAGCACGAGGACTTCATCCGCTCGATCCCCCTGCCGCTGGTCATCGACCACATGGGCCGCGTCGACCTGCGCCAGGGCCTCGGCTCTCCCGCCGTGACGGCCCTGCGCCGCCTCCTGGACACCGGCAGGACCTGGGTCAAACTCAGCGGAGCCGACCGCCTCGCCACCGCCCCGCCCGCCATGACCGACTCCGCCGCACTCGCCCGGCTCCTCACCCGCACCGCCCCGGAACGTGTCGTCTGGGGCACCGACTTCCCCCACCCCAACACCCACGGCTTCGTCCCCGACGACGGCGACCTCACCGACCTCCTCGCCGACATCGCACCCAGCGAGACGGCGCGGCACCGCCTGTTGGTGGACAACCCGACGGAGTGCTTCGACTTTCCCGGGTAGGGCGGGAGGGACAGCGAGGCGGACGGTGCGGCCGCAGGGCACGGACAACTCCCGGACAGTGCGCAACGGCTGATGCCTCTACACCCCACCGGGTACCCGCAGGGGCCGGGCGATGCCCTGAGGGGGGTGCTCCCCATCCCCGGAATACCCCCCCGGGTATTGCTGTTAGAGTGGGTGACCAATACCCCCGGGGGTACGTCGTCCGAGAGGATTCGTGAGCCGTGTTCTTCGTCGACACCATGGAGTTCGAGGGCCTGGGCAACCGCAGCTACCTGGCCGGCGGCCCCAGTGCCGCGGTGGTCATCGACCCGCCGCGCGACATCGACCAGGTGATCGCCACCGCCGCCAGGCGCGGGGTGCGCATCGCGTACGTGGCGGAGACTCACGTGCACAACGACTACGTCACCGGCGGCCTGGAGCTGGCCCGCGTCACCGGCGCCGCCTACCTGGTGCCGGCCGGGGCGCACGTGTCGTTCGCCCGCACCGCCGTCGCCGACGGCGACACCGTGGACGTGGACGAGGGCCTGGTCCTGCGCGCGATCGCCACCCCGGGGCACACCCCGCACCACACCTCCTATGCCCTGGCCGAGGACGGGCGGGGTGTGGCGGTGTTCACCGGCGGATCGCTGCTGGTCGGTACGGTGGGCCGCCCCGACCTGGTGGAGCCGCGGCTGACCGAGCGGCTGGCCCGCGCCCAGCATGCCTCCGCCCACCGGCTGGCCGACGAGCTGGACGACGAGGTGCCGGTGCTGCCCACCCACGGCTTCGGCAGCTTCTGCTCCTCCTCCCAGGCCGAGGGGGACGCGACCACGATCGGCGAGGAGCGCGAGACCAACGACGCGCTGACCCTGGACGTGGACACCTTCGTCGCCCGGATGCTCGCCGGACTGGAGGACGTGCCCGCCTACTACGCGCACATGGGACCGGCCAACGCCGCCGGCCCCGCGCCGGTCGACCTCACCCCGCCCCGGCGTGCGGACGCCGAGGAGATCACCTCCCGGCTGGCCGCGGGGGAGTGGGTGGTGGACCTGCGCAGCCGCATGGCCTTCGCCGAGGGGCACGTGGCCGGGTCGTTCAACTTCGAGGGCGAGGGCAAGCTCGCCACCTACCTGGCCTGGCTGATCCCGTGGGGCAAGCCCGTCACCCTGCTCGCCGACACCCCCGCGCAGATCGCCGACGCGCAGCGGGAACTCGCGAGGGTGGGCATCGACCGGCCGGCCGCCGCCACCACCGGTGATCCGGCCGCCTGGGTCCGTGACGGCGAGCAGCTCGCTTCGTTCCCGCGGGCCCGCTTCGCCGACCTCGCCCAGGTGCGTGAGCGCGGCGAGGAGGCGGTCGTCCTGGACGTGCGCCGGGACTCGGAACGCGCGGGCGGCCACCTCGACGGGTCCGTCCACATCCCGATCCACGAACTGCACGGCCGCATCGGCGAGGTGCCGGAGGGGACGGTGTGGGTGCACTGCGCGGGCGGGATGCGCGCGGCGATCGCCGCTTCCCTGCTGGACGCCGCCGGCCGTGACGTGGTCGCCGTCGACGACGGCTTCGACGCCGCGGCGAAGGCCGGGCTGTCGCTGACCTCCGGCTGAATTCCGGCCGTCCCCTCTCACCAGGTAAGGAAGCGTGTGATGTTCCCCTTTCGCCGGAACGGGCCCCGTGTCACGGTCGACGAGGCCCGCAGCCGTACCGGCGGCGACCGGCCTGACGCCGTCCTGCTGGACGTGCGTGAGAAGCCCGAATGGACCGCGGGCCACGCCCCGGGCGCCGTCCACGTACCGCTGACGAGACTGGTCGCCGGCGGCACCCTGCCCGCTGAAGCCGAGGGGCGCCCGCTGGTGGTGATCTGCCGCAGCGGTCACCGCTCCCGGCAGGCGGCGAAGATCCTCGCCGAACGCGGAGCGCGGGCGGTGGACGTCGAGG encodes:
- a CDS encoding acyl-CoA dehydrogenase family protein, whose protein sequence is MPDTTERQDLIASVRSFASRHLAEGALARAHDPNYPWDIARLLAGQGLLGLTISAEDGGQGAGLGDAVAVIQEIAQHCPKSADVFQAGNFGAIRTFAEFGTDPQKKKYLPDLLAGRALLSLAMSEPEAGSAATELTTTATEDGGDVVLNGTKIWGTHSVDATLFLVYVRFGPGTRGIGSVLVERGTPGFTLGTPSAFMSGETWAPLYFEDCRVPRENILLGPGGFKKQMSGFNVERIGNASRALALGRLAFDIARKHLGTRTQFGRTLSEFQGLQWKFAEVAVALDAADALLERAVRGAAAGLPSAYETSVAKYAANDAGFRAANEAMQAMGALGYSTDTLVEYCVRRTRGWMIAGGSTEMLKNRIAEEIFGRRFSQRAA
- a CDS encoding 3-hydroxyacyl-CoA dehydrogenase NAD-binding domain-containing protein; its protein translation is MTQQQWGPVARTDEQDVAVLVIDHPPVNASTAALRAGLLAGVAAAARDERVTAVVLIGAGRHFVSGSDLREFEAGTLPEPQLPDVIAAIERCPKPVVAALAGATLGGGFELALGCDGRIARAGGVVGFPEVTLGMIPGAGGTQRTLRLVTPSRALELATSGERLPVERARDEGLVDEVVVSSLRTEAIRFARALEGKRVLRDLPVRTQEPGAVEDSARRAIAAGRARPAVVAAVGAVLTGTAVPAARALAHERAEFNRLRTGREAAALRHLFFARTAVRKANRAEAPCELTHVGVVGAGTMGAGIARACAEAGIRVTVVDQDPAAARRAVESLGGTYLRMVSAGRLGAGEAGRRLELLSAGTDLSDFKDVDLAIEAVFEDTAAKVGVLRELESVTQRGTTLATNTSYLDVDELAAALDDPSRLVGTHFFNPAHRAAVLEIVRGARTSDAAMDMAFTVAHAMRKLPVVAGVCDGFIGNRVYSAYRRQCELMVEEGAAPEEIDSALEEFGFAMGPFAVADMAGLDIAWRMRQRRAPGRDPRERYPDVADRLCERGRLGQKTGDGWYHYEPGSRTPVPDRQVARLIDESRRRKGITPRAFTADEIVRRALMAMANESALLLDEGIADRAGDIDLMLTLAYGFPEHVGGVAFWARGQDPSVLEAEQRRLGEVTGQGFRSGRLELLTATAWPVAGSPG
- a CDS encoding acyl-CoA thioesterase domain-containing protein; the encoded protein is MFGGHLLAQPLLATARTVDADRVTNDGTRLADPAPSCFWFRAAPTPRGDQNTQRAILSFASDRSPLPVVHHTRGELDGHGHRAVPSVDHTMWFHSDVHAGERLLYVQDSPYSTAGTALARGLVHRADGVPAATVVQQGIIPGNPPRATP
- a CDS encoding acetate--CoA ligase family protein; its protein translation is MDVLSQALLNPRSVAVVGASDNPAKATGRPQRFLAQAGYEGRAYFVNPRRETVQGEKAWPSLTALPEAPEHVYIMTGAEAAIEAVRECARTGVRVATILSAGFGEDGEAGREREDRLRAAAAEGQVRLVGPSSLGVVNPRTGVMLTGNAAFGEPDIPRGGVFVASQSGSVIGSLVSRARGRGIGFAGLVSTGGEADLSLGTICRAVLDDPGVTSYALFLESLRHADDLADFAAAADRAGKPVAVYKLGRSQEAAALTVSHTGALAGEDSESEAFFTACGFSRVTHFESLLEAPALLRRLPVPACRREARVGVITTTGGGGAIVVDQLAVRGLTVTAPSERLRAAMAAAGVPVPHSLIADIGLEGARHDSVTSALRLMQDSGEFDLIVFVIGSSARLNPELAVHAIAERGGHPVPVAAFALPEAAQAAELLHAAGVPAFRTPESCADVVAAAFARQPATIGDRARPAVVVAPDTASVLDELASAELLRGQGVTAAPAVGLDLAALLDSSGPLDLPFDYPVVVKALSGELPHKSDAGGVVLNVQDADGIRDAARTIAAAVAAHDPDIVIDRVLVQQMVGSGVAEALVGYRVSQDVGPVVVLSTGGVLAELFADSAVRLAPVTRETALEMIREVKGLAPLSGHRGAPAGDIDALADTVVGISRLAVDHPGVLEAEANPVSVGLEGKGVTALDALVRRTPARL
- a CDS encoding alpha/beta fold hydrolase, with amino-acid sequence MVRRKVVTEGDVQIETFSQGEGPAVVILPSLGRGARDYDEVAARLAAAGFCVLRPQPRGIGRSTGPMRGLDLHDFAADVAAVLDAERTGPAVIVGHAWGSQPARTLAADRPDLVSGLVMAAASAGKPPPGSTERPYRRMREAIDGAGDLALPEERRLRYLEQAFFAPGNDPRPWLTGWYPETHRAQGHARDTTPVDDYFSGGGTVPLLDLQAEHDAVVVPGVFRPLLGERVTVRVIRGAGHALAPEQPAALSEAVATFARAVDSRGPRKEHRARDKTRSSEPRRR
- a CDS encoding carboxymuconolactone decarboxylase family protein; its protein translation is MTRPDPRSRDGDDDREVAERIRARRGGHLTPLDETLLHSPPVADGWNTLLGAIRTQTLLDADIRELAILRVAALNGAAYEWDAHQPVALRAGLSRHQTDALRGAAEDAAPLLTPAQRCALAYTDAMTRAVDVPDEVFDRLRSHFDDRRIVELTAVIATYNLVSRFLVALHVGSPGGPADENGAQA
- a CDS encoding SDR family NAD(P)-dependent oxidoreductase translates to MNGRLAGKAAIVTGAGSAGPGWGNGRATAAVFAREGASVLLVDRDAEALEPTAKLIEEAGGTVVTHLCDVTDSDAVAGMVEAARTAFGRVDILVNNVGGSRHGGPVELDEPTWRQQLDTNLASVYLGCKHVIPVMREQGGGAIVNIASTSGLRWTGSAQVGYAAAKAGVIQLSRVVAVQHAPDGIRVNTVVPGQLHTPMVEARLAGQRSGGDVDTLLVRRQARIPLGFMGDGRDTAHAVLFLASPEARFVTGTELVVDGGMTARCD
- a CDS encoding amidohydrolase family protein, which encodes MSTAATPSNPGPHPAPHAPALTLPDNACDAHCHVFGPTSRYPYAPDRTFTPPEAPLADLRKLHALLGIRRAVIVQSAAHGADHASLVAALEEGEGRYRGVALIRPDTPAREVARLHAAGVRGTRLHFLPHLGPAPTPQAIAAITDLVRPYGWHLALHVTGAGLAEHEDFIRSIPLPLVIDHMGRVDLRQGLGSPAVTALRRLLDTGRTWVKLSGADRLATAPPAMTDSAALARLLTRTAPERVVWGTDFPHPNTHGFVPDDGDLTDLLADIAPSETARHRLLVDNPTECFDFPG
- a CDS encoding MBL fold metallo-hydrolase; this encodes MFFVDTMEFEGLGNRSYLAGGPSAAVVIDPPRDIDQVIATAARRGVRIAYVAETHVHNDYVTGGLELARVTGAAYLVPAGAHVSFARTAVADGDTVDVDEGLVLRAIATPGHTPHHTSYALAEDGRGVAVFTGGSLLVGTVGRPDLVEPRLTERLARAQHASAHRLADELDDEVPVLPTHGFGSFCSSSQAEGDATTIGEERETNDALTLDVDTFVARMLAGLEDVPAYYAHMGPANAAGPAPVDLTPPRRADAEEITSRLAAGEWVVDLRSRMAFAEGHVAGSFNFEGEGKLATYLAWLIPWGKPVTLLADTPAQIADAQRELARVGIDRPAAATTGDPAAWVRDGEQLASFPRARFADLAQVRERGEEAVVLDVRRDSERAGGHLDGSVHIPIHELHGRIGEVPEGTVWVHCAGGMRAAIAASLLDAAGRDVVAVDDGFDAAAKAGLSLTSG
- a CDS encoding rhodanese-like domain-containing protein, which encodes MFPFRRNGPRVTVDEARSRTGGDRPDAVLLDVREKPEWTAGHAPGAVHVPLTRLVAGGTLPAEAEGRPLVVICRSGHRSRQAAKILAERGARAVDVEGGMNAWAAAGHPVVDERGNNGRIA